From Solanum lycopersicum chromosome 4, SLM_r2.1:
TCAAGGTATTTCTTGAGAAGCACAGCTAGTAAGGAGAACAGGAAGCCTCCTTTACCAATCAGCATGGACAAATCTGTGGGGTTATCAGAGAGGAGAACTACAGCCAGAAGAGTTCGGAAAATTTGAGTTGGAATGATTTCCCCCCTTATAGACGTTTGTTGAACAAAAAAGTAAGAAGTAGTAGTTTTTGGATGATTTGGATGGCAAATGTAGTTAGTTATGTCACAAAATTTTCAGATTAGGGTGTTTGATGTTTGAAGTACAACGAAGAGGCTATGTAGCTGATAGCTTCAGTTCACTTTCATGGCTGATTGTaatatgaattttcttttttgcatTGCTTATCGTTAAGTTTATTGTGCATGTATTGATGCAATCTTTACATTGCAGAACCAAGATAAGTCTATTGAACTACTTGCATTGAGAGTTGTGTCCTGCTTATTTTCAATCACTCCATCTCCATATGTAATTAGTCCTATTGATCCAAATTATTTGGTGTTGTGATATAGTTCTACAAAAGGAAGAAGCTTATTGTTGTAGCAAGTATAGACGGGAAGGACagaagaacaaagaaaaatgaGAAGCCGCACCAATCTTAACAAAATTTACCAATATATTCAGCTTGAACTCAATATAAATATGTGCAACTTCAGGATACCTGATTTCCCTCACTAGTTCAGCCAGAAGTAGACATTTATATAAGCTGGAAAATGCAAGTTAATATTCACAGATAACTTGAACAAGTGTATTATCCAAAAATGGAAAGCATCATCCACAAAATAAACCAAAGTAGCATTGGAAATTACTTCAGCAACACTCTTTCCAATACATAATAGCTCATTCATCAAAGTTTTGGTTACATCAGCtgaagcaaaaagaaaaagaatttgttATATGGTCCTAGTTCAAGTCTTCAGAATGTCACAGGTTGCAAAACAACTCAAGTCTTCAGATTCTCTGGTCATGCAGCTTGTTAAACATATCAAGTTGTAACCAGAAGATACAGAAGGCCCTTTAGATACTCCACTATTTCAGATCCTCCAAGCTTAGAACTTCCAAATACTCTATCAACGAAAGTAATTGGAACCTACAAATAGTAAAATCCAACTTGAATTCAGGCTACCTTTGGAAAGATGAAAAGtacatcataaaaataaaaccaaacaATGAAGTGGTTGCAGGTGACTATTGTGAAGAACTgagatgaaaaagaaaaaaaatacacgGAGTGGGGATGGGGGTGCAATTGACTCaggaaaaacaacaataataatgaagagAGCTCTCTTAGAAAAATCAAATGGCTTACAGCCGCATAATACAATGTTAGGATGAGAGACAACTGGGGGATAGCAACCAACAAAGCTCCCAGTTTGAGAGCATATAACCAACTAAATGCTTAAGAACTGCCATTAGTTtgcatcattattaatattagaatAGCACTATGGACATCATAAATTATGCAGTTAGTAGCACGATGCAATAAGAGACAAGATTTTCTTGTCCAAACAAATGTCAATGCAGTGGATTAATTAGTATTCAACAGTAAATCCATGTCTTTAGCTACCTCTTCAATGCGGTAACCTTTTCTTGAAGCCCTAACAATCATCTCCATCTGAAAAACATATCCTTTACTGACACAAGAGCTTATGATGTCTTCTAGTGCAGACTTCTGGTACAGCCTTCAAAACAAGCAATTCAGTTTCAGACAATgattatacaaattacattaATTGTGAGCATTAGAGTATATAAGAGTAAAACACGTGATGATCATTCAGTTTCTTAAGAACAAAAAATCACACAAAACAATGATTCCTGAGACCAAATCAATTTCCATATAAAAGTACAGtgtcttttttccttttctatgtGGACTTCCCTCCTTTTAGTTATAAGTTTGTAGAAAAATAGGAAGTCTTGAACAATTACAACCATTATCTCCCAATCCAGCATTCCATTAGATTTATAATCTCCACGCCGAAGTCCCAGATATTAGGAAGTAATCCTAATCTAAGCAACCCCTTATGGTTTATGCAAAGTACATTTCCTAAATATGCTCATAACAATTCATCGAACCACAGATTTTCCTCTACTTCCAAATTAAAACATACCGGAAGGATCCAGTTAAGTCTGATACACCCGGCCAAAGTAGTGTCTGTGCAAGGACATTGGCTCCCCTGCTCGTCAATTTGCGCATAAGGTTCCATCCGTGGACACCACCACTAGAAACATATCGAGTTCCAGTAACTATATTGGCACCTGTCTCCATTTGTTTCCtagacataaaatttaaattatagttCTAGTGCTCACCATTACAAGAAAActgaaatttaagaaaacaaatactCACTTGATAAATCTTGGCAGGTATTTTGGCtgtaaaaaaaagtataaaagaatcaaccataaaatttaaaatcaaataagcTTGGTATAGAGACTAATATTTTATGAGACAGACTAACAATATACAGGCTCACATAATTAAATTCAGGAAGTCACTGATTTTTGGTCCTACACTTTTAAGTTTTGATGAAGTGGGCCTACACTATCAAGTTTCAGTTGTCCAAGGAACAAATTGCCCTTTTTCTTACTATTGAGGGTGCTGGATGCTGGGGGAACTAAATCACCGCAGGCACAGACAGGATATGCAATAGTGCAACAATGAGGGCGTGAAAAATAACGATTaacccaaaaaataaatttaattattcgATATACACACCCAGAGCTATTTGAATCGTTTCTTCCCATAACATCAAGCATAAAAAAAACCCACTGCACACCACATATCCCCTTTCTGTTCCTTTCCCAACAAAAACACTTGATGTTCCAACAAATAGATAAAGGACATTTCACAACAAAAAGacaaaatataaaaggaaacCAAACGAGGCCCTTATCTTCAATCATACTTACATGGTGAGAAAGATCCGCAtccataataacaacaaaattgCCTGAGGCATGCTTCAAACCATGAATATACGCAGTGCCTGAGATAAGAGGAATGTCAGAGACTATTCATGGCTAACATCTTCGTATGAAAAAGAAATCATGGTTATCATAATAAAATGGAAGTACCTAGACCAAGTTTCCGAGGTCGAGGTCTTAATAACTGTAGTAAACAAGAGAAATGAGCAAAGTGAGATGATAAACTGGTATGATCAGGGAAGCATAATGTGCAACAACTGGATGAAGTAAGAAGCTACTAACAATACGATCTTCTCCATATACTTTCTGCAATTGTTTGACAATATCCTGTGTGCCATCTGGACTTCCATCATCCACTActattatttcaaaatcaacATCCCTGAgtcaagaaaaaacaaattttgcaaTAAGAATCTGCTTATGCATTTACATGATTTTATCACCTCTAAATATTGCATATGAAAAAATAAGCTGAGATTTAATTCAAAT
This genomic window contains:
- the LOC101257856 gene encoding dolichol-phosphate mannosyltransferase subunit 1 → MGEKNKYSIIIPTYNERLNIALIIYLVFKHLTDVDFEIIVVDDGSPDGTQDIVKQLQKVYGEDRILLRPRPRKLGLGTAYIHGLKHASGNFVVIMDADLSHHPKYLPRFIKKQMETGANIVTGTRYVSSGGVHGWNLMRKLTSRGANVLAQTLLWPGVSDLTGSFRLYQKSALEDIISSCVSKGYVFQMEMIVRASRKGYRIEEVPITFVDRVFGSSKLGGSEIVEYLKGLLYLLVTT